A region of the Octopus bimaculoides isolate UCB-OBI-ISO-001 chromosome 15, ASM119413v2, whole genome shotgun sequence genome:
ACACTCAACCCCTGTTTCAATTTGGTTTCAATATGTTCCTtgatattaaggcggcgagctggcagaatctttagcacgccgggcaaaatgcttagcaacaattCGTCCAATGTATTTCTTGACATTAAAGGTTCTGCGAAAATACGAGTCAAGAAGGTAATTGTCTGTTCGCTTACTACTTGTAGAACGTCGAACAATCGACCTCAGGTGGTGCACAGTGAAGGAAGATGAGGTGGATTTGACCAAGGTGTACAACAGTTGTCGTTCTTCTGCGCATACCATTTCTGTAcacagtttttcttctctatcccaaattactATTTCAGGTCTGTTGTTTCTACATTTTATTGAGgctttcactgggacattctaccagtactcctttttattatgagtggctatggcttctaccatactgtgggttcttatttcggTGCTACATTGGTGTGCGATCTACATGTCATGAAACTGCTTTGGTATGCGATCTACACTTTATATTGGGATCTACAACAAGAAAAGTTATATGTTCTTATCAAGAACAACTTTTCTAGCTGATGTTCGTTCGATTCACCAATAAAATTAGtaaacttctttcaaatttgcttcattctaatttcttcttaataataaatgcataaagTGTATAANNNNNNNNNNttcattaaattttttaaaaaataaatgtataattttaaataaatgttttatttaagccctaataaataaatgaaacatttaaacCGCATACTAAAATAGCATTTGACTCTTGTAGATCACGTTGGCTACATAGACGGCATACCAAAGTAGCGaccttatttctttttcctggaggctatccttccgacagatttcatcATATAATGTTTCAGCTACATcgtgtctcatcagtagataataccttGGTGACGTTTTCGGACAATtctttatgatgtgggtgatatcttcggtgttaactccacagtTTCCATCGGTTGTcccattttactgcttttcctgcatttgTGTCCCTTTTGTGTATGAGGTATTTGATtaatatttcctgttcttggattgcaaacgcgtacccttcaaagtgggacgTAATAGCctggttgttggtccatgatagactgctttgatgatcaatgttactataaTCTCTGAGCTTTCAgttaacatatccatgcatggtcttctacTCATGTACGCTCATCATTTCATTTTTGATGATATGTTGCGgcagagtcgtgcgacttctttgggcatgtatttaaggttatgaGACAAGGAATGCTGTTcgaggagctgccttccaagtcttatgtatgtatgtatgcatgtacgtacgtacgtatgtatgtatgtatgtatgtatgtatgtatgtatgtatgtatgtatgcatgcatgcatgtatgtatgtatatatatatatatatatatgtacgtacgtacgtatgtatgcgtgtatacatgttaAACATATCANNNNNNNNNNNNNNNNNNNNNNNNNNNNNNNNNNNNNNNNNNNNNNNNNNNNNNNNNNNNNNNNNNNNNNNNNNNNNNNNNNNNNNNNNNNNNNNNNNNNNNNNNNNNNNNNNNNNNNNNNNNNNNNNNNNNNNNNNNNNNNNNNNNNNNNNNNNNNNNNNNNNNNNNNNNNNNNNNNNNGATAGTGTGTACTTCGAGGGAAATTCAGCtgtaataaatattagtttcaaatttcagtACAAGGCCAGAACTTTCGTGGGCAGGAGTcaatcgattacgtcgaccccaggattcaactggtacttattttaacaactccgaaaggatggaaggcaaagtcgactccagcgacgtttgaacacagaatataaagtcagaagaaacgcggctaagcattttgttcggtgcggtaacgattctgtcagctcgtcaccttaaccgttgttataattattattactaatatacaGTCATGAAATGGAACTGGTATCAATGCTTTGACTGGAACTGTGTGTTCTGCTTTATTAAagctattacaaaaataaatccgagattaaatattgtaattttacaAACCTAAATGAGTTTTATGATTGGTAGAGACCTGAGCGCTAATAGTTTCGGACTAGATCTTTCCTCgaagtaaacaaatgaaacacaataacataataaaaatttGATGTGATCACGTGACTGGCAGAGTTATCAGAAGTTGTTAGATATCGCTGGTCATatccttcaaatgatgccactccCGCTGCCTAGGTGAGAAGTTCAACATGCCCCTTTGATCGAAAgtgggactggagcaacatacaATGAAgcgttttgatcaagaacacaacgtgccagACAGTGCTAGGAATCGAACGCACGATCCCAGCGGTCGCGAGTGCAAcagcttaaccactaggccacgcgctttcacaatacaataacataaaaataaagacaagaaaCTGTGGTGCTACTTTGTCGTGTGatctacaagggagattactttaggttattTTTTAGTTTACTTTCCAATTTCTAAAAACCCTTAAGATATTGGCTAAAGATTTTCACAATGTGATCAGCGATGAGACGACGGCAGTTTcatttttacaagaaaccagAAGGCAGTTGCATTTTCGCAAGAAACCAGCACTAAATTCACATCATCTCTTATGAAAAAGAAAGGTGCCACTTTGCCGAATGAGCTACaatttaaagggagattactttagtTCACTTTGTGCTAATGCTACTTTTCGTGGGATCTACGTGAGCTAATTTACTGTGGTGAGTGATCTACgcgcttattttaattattatatggttttcttattattaaaatagtaaaaataaaaaataaaaaatacatttccaatgctaaatatgtacaaaataattttaaaagtaacCTAGAGTAATCCCCCTTGTAGATCACACACCAAAGCAGCACCGAGACTGATTTGGTTAGTGCTAAATAAATAGGTTTTAAAGTTCCTGgaattttaaaattcctttcaAACACAACATAGGAATTTAGCAGCTTTATCAGCCATCTTTGCCAATTTGATTACCCGAAGGTTTTCAGTTTTTGAGTTTCAAAGTTATTTCTAAGGTACCTCATCGTTTTTGCCAATCCatccatcaaaatatatattatagaacaCAGAATTTTGCTAGAGGTTTGTAGCGGCAATATTCAGCAGTCATATCAATACACCCGATTTCGAAGATTCGCTAGATGACTACCCATGTGATCAACAAAATCTGACCATTCATGACTTCGCGTGCAATAGGATCCAACGacaatttcatattttggtaTGCTTCCTTCTGAACCTATCCATCGGTATAAATTCGCCACACCTTGACTACTTGACAAGGAACTTTGGGATGCAGCAAAGAGAGCATTGAGAGACAGCAGATAGACTCAGACTGCTGCTCATCCGAGCTGATAGCAGTCACATTGAAAGATCAGTGACAGTAACACAACGACCAGCAGTTAAGTTTTcgactactactacaattataccaagaacaataacattcaaACTCTCTCAACACTTTGTCGTTCGTAGTAACGAcacaattatttttttgtatacacgaaaaataaaagttttgtgTGTCAAAAATCGCAACTTCTCCAATGTTCTATTTCATTTCGGTATATGTACtagttatataaaatttaaattatatgcaaatttgtttctttcaaggATAGAAAATTATGTTTTCTCTCCGATTGCCAAagtatggatgaatgaatggacaGTAGATGTTGAATATCGGTGGTAACAGTGGTTAATGCATACCACACGGTAGGAAGAACTTACAACTGTAGGGTATATAGATATCACATTAAAGGAACAGTTCATAGCTGTAGTAAATAGGGACCACATGGAAGAAACAGTGCAGTCGTGGTAAGGAACAGCTTACCACCATGGTAAATCGGTCTCACTTAGCGGGAAGAAATCACAGCAgtatgaaataagtaacagatgGTGGAAACAAACTGCAGTCGGGGTAATTGGATAACACATGGTAGGGACAAGTTATTATTATAGATTAGTATCTACTATTGTATAACAGTATCGACTGTATTAGTATCAATACTTCATTAATCCGCTgaactgaattcaaatcctgcttgtAGGGCTGGGAAAAACATTAGGGGAACATCTCCTGTGAAATCTTCCATATACTCATAATTAGAAGACGGCTTCTTTAGTGACACCTCGCAATGACCAACAATGTTACGAGAGATtctgacgatggtgatgatggagacAAGAACAACTACGACGACGACTATGGAAATATTGGTGATGGAAAAGATCAAAGTCATAATgatgaagaggaaataaaaatgaaaagataagcTACACTCGACAGGGCATAAATCGATATCCCAGAGATATAAACCTTGATAATATTGTCATGTATCGAGTCTACAGATCAATTCTCTCACGCCTATCCTCTATTTCTTAACAAGATACAAGTCTATCGACTGAAACGTGTTTATGTCAACAACCCATGGCGGATAAACtggatttgaatttaaaaacttCGACAACCTAAACTAAAGAACAGTTACTTTTGATTTAAGATAGAATGAATATAGAATCTCATATTTTGTAGTGGAGATGAAAAGAGAATGTTGTAATGTTTATAAATGTCCAAAGGGAATTAATGTCATAATTGAAAGAGTGACTCGTGTGTTCGGACCTTACAACAACCGCTGCTTATGTCCACACATGCATaagagaatctctctctctctttcgctttctctctctctctctctctctctctctctctctctctctctctctctctctctctctctctctctccccctctctctctccctctcacacaaacacacacacacattccctgtTGGGTAGGACTGGGACACCTGCTGTGCTGACGATGGCTATTCAAGTAGAAACACCTGTCAACAGCTGTTGTCTTGTCTCCAGGCTATCAGAATGTCTCTTCTTTAATGACCTGACAGTTTCGCAGAATTCTCCATTCTCCAGATTATTTCTCACTCGCATTTGGAATTGGTCACAGTTATTATAAgacgtttgtttattttcttttattttattttattttctcgaaGAGAAGATCATTTCAGTGAACCAAGTATTTGTCTTCTATGTTATTTGACATACCTTTATTCGTCTTTATTGACCATATTCATGGCACTGGCCACTGTCATTTAGTCTCCTCACCCAAATCTtgtttcaattacacacacacacacacacacaaaggcagatGTGTGtcgctttatatatgtgtgtgtgcgtgcgtgtgagcgcgtgtacgtgtgtgtgtgtgtgcctttgtgtatgtgtttgtcccttctcaccgcttgacaaccggtgttggtgtgccccaacatggctgcagtctaatgattgtaacaagtaaaagataaaagataaaatattcaaaCGTTATGTACATGACGCCGCGGATTCGATTCCACTGCCTGGTATTTTGGTCATAAATCATTTAACATGACACTGGGACGAATGTCTCGTGAATGAAGTTGAGTAAACGAAAACTGTACGGAAGCCCAGCAGATAGGTTTATCTGGAATTTAAATTTGCCGCTTTGTGAAAGACTATATCACTGAATCTGTCCGACTATTATATTAATGGTACATTGGTGGAATATTCAACCGCCTACATGTTAATTCATTAGTAGACAACTTTAAGAGGTTCGGTTCtggtttgagggatatttggctgctatctccGAAGGTTAAGCAATTCATTACATGTTACCTTATAGGGTGATCTCTGCATAATTAGGTCTGTCTTTTATTAGGAATTGTTTAGCGTTAGTGCAACCCGGTtgaactgtgtgtgtgcgcacacgcgttcgtttgtgtgtgtgtacttgtgtgtgtctgtgtgtgttatgtacaATGTGTGAGTGCTCTGGTTATGCGAGAAGTGGGTGGTATGATAACTGCTTTACAAGGCTAATTATGCCGTTAATTATGTATGAAAGCCATGACAGCTGGAAATGGTGTAATTAGAGGGGAATAACTGACCTGATGACAAATatgcgacacacacacatatacacacagctgaATATATGctgatgtgtgtgagtgcgggTGTGTAcgcatcgacacacacacacacacatatatatatatatatgtgtgtgtgttcttatacttatgaacatatatatgtacattcatacccACGCAAATCTATAtaggttggtgtgtgtgtgactgcatgtgtatgtatgcatgtatgtatgtatacacgtacacatattttttctgtaggCTAAACTTGAAGTCCTTGTCAACTTGCTCTTTACAATAAATTGTTTGACTCTACTTACAGTATAGAGTTACAAAATCaagtaccacacacacatatctatattcatatatctatgtaggGCCGACTTAGCAACATTTTAGGCCCTCGGGCCAATCAGTGCACTGGttcctatagtatttatttacttattgacaGCAACCCGCACTATACATATATCAGAATTGGGGCCCTAGACCCCCATGATGCCCCTGGGCAACTACCCAGTGTTCTCGTGTCTTAAGACGGcactgtacgtacatacataccgttgtgtcgacgcccccagtcaaagaagtaggatctccagcagtcgagtagcagttgtgtagcggttgagtagagatcatccgaaggtgctagatagcagtagcttgagacataacgcatacatacatacatacatacttggaatcttggggagacaatgcaaatccttaattcaaaTGCTACAAATAATcgcgatatctgggactataataACCTGCAAGACCTTAAggtttaaaggatgatggttaaaacaaaattctttccttcacaatcttgctaccaagtaggtgacCGGTCAACATTTACTcttaaatgaaaaagagaaagagaacatcaatcaatcaatcaatcaatcgatcgatcgatcagtAGTTATTATTCAAAATTCAACATAggacaaccacatggttctgggttcagtcccactgcgtggcaccttgggcaagtgtcttctactattctttcctctattctttcattcttttacttgtttcagtcatttgactgtggccatgctgcagcaccgttttgaagggttttagtcgaactaatcgacttgtatttttaagcctagtacttaaacacaccaacaccggttgtcaagcggtgatggaatacaaacacaaacacgaatatatatatgtatatatacatacatacatacatatatatatatatatgtagatagatagatagatagatgtagtgaCTTCATGCAAGCGTTACGTGGATTCGATCCTCTatcgccaaatttcacttaacagttcaatagtacttttctcacggtaaaacaatagtttttctgtaagTGACAGCAATTACATTTACCAGATGCCTTCTCTAAGCAGAATactgtctttgccacttgaccttTCTAACGTCTTCTTGGCCACCAAAAGCCAGAATAAAGATAACAGGCTCCAAGCGAAATCTATTGTCCTCaacaatatgtctttttttctgacTGGTTTTGCATGGTTATAGAAAACTAGAATTTGGTAAGGCAAAATCAGTTAGTGAGAGCGACCATCAGTTAGTGAACAGAGACTAACTAGAGTCATGGTCACAAGCAGGCAACCACTAAAGACGAACGGCTCAacggacttatttcagtttctgcctgccaaatccactcacatggttttggtcggcccaaggcttaatagaagacatttgcccaagttgctatgcagtaggactgaacccggaaccgagtagttgggaaacaagcttcttatcacacggcCACGCACAAGCTATAATAACTGCCGAGATGCTGATAGCGTATGGACAACTACAGCACAGTCAGCATTTTGCAGTTCGATGGTTTGGTTTTAATTTGTGGTTTACTATATTCAGATATGTgcaggcgcgtggcttagtggttagggtgtcagcatcatgatcgtaagattgtggtttcgattcctggaccgggcgacgcgttgtgtttttgagcaaagtacttcatttcacgttgctccagtccactcagcgagcaaaaatgaataacgctgtgatggactggcatcccgtccagctggggaacacatacgtaattgaaaccgggaaaccgggcccatgagcctggctaggattttaaagggcgcatttattttaatttttatattcaaatattgaatAGATTCCTCTCTTGCCGGAAGTTATTAGTGACTATCACTTCCGCCTACCTTTCTACTCTTCTGGGTATTCTATACTGATGAAGAAGGTATTAAACAGTGCAGGAGTTAGTATGCATCCATGCCTACCTACCGTTTTAACACCGATGTTTCAGATTTCTGCTCTGCATACATTCAAGCCGTCATTTCTCTGTGGGATTTGAGGAGCAAACATCTACATTTCGAcatcaaacagaaaatattaggATGAGCAAGCCTTCAAGTGCTAAGTTAGAAACTACGTTGCTAAAAATATCCCGAaagataatataattaaaaaccaaCCCAGTTATCAATTTATTAGCACAAATAGCAAATTTGTCGAAGAACTAAATAATGGCCGACGGTAAATTAGGAATAAACGAAACGATACTTTTGTTTGCGTACTATGCAGCCTGTAGAACTCACTGAAATACCAGTTTCGGTTAGAATGTATTTTCGTTGATTGCTGTCTACttatatcaatgaaatatttactttgtcTGCATACAATGTTTCTATAGGACTTCATTCCAATTTATTGTTGTTCGCTGTTTGTTTTATcccttttttgttttagtttttaaccGATATATTTGCGTTGTCATCGTGTAACAGTATTTGCTGATAACAATGTATGGCGTCTCTTTTCGGTCCgagcaaattaaatttattgtctTTTATGATTCTACTGCTTGTGATTTCCATACTTGATTCTTATTGGATTTACATGGACAAAATCATGTTTTCTCatcaaaattatattcattaaatCTTTGAGGAAAATAtgttataattgtttattttcttacaaAATATCATTGCGAATTAGAGATACATCTCATGATACATCTCACGTCTTATACGCCAGAAAATAACTGACATaactgtacgttctgagttcaaattacaacTGGATTGaccttacttttcatccttccagggtagATATAATTAGTACCAGGCAGGTACTGTGAatcgattattgttgttgtcgttgttcttgtttgCTGTTAGTTTCGTCCGGGGATCGTTAGCGGTTCTCCTGCTCCATTGCCATTCTTTGCCGCGGAGTCGGAGAATACACAAGTNNNNNNNNNNNNNNNNNNNNNNNNNNNNNNNNNNNNNNNNNNNNNNNNNNNNNNNNNNNNNNNNNNNNNNNNNNNNNNNNNNNNNNNNNNNNNNNNNNNNNNNNNNNNNNNNNNNNNNNNNNNNNNNNNNNNNNNNNNNNNNNNNNNNNNNNNNNNNNNNNNNNNNNNNNNNNNNNNNNNNNNNNNNNNNNNNNNNNNNNNNNNNNNNNNNNNNNNNNNNNNNNNNNNNNNNNNNNNNNNNNNNNNNNNNNNNNNNNNNNNNNNNNNNNNNNNNNNNNNNNNNNNNNNNNNNNNNNNNNNNNNNNNNNNNNNNNNNNNNNNNNNNNNNNNNNNNNNNNNNNNNNNNNNNNNNNNNNNNNNNNNNNNNNNNNNNNNNNNNNNNNNNNNNNNNNNNNNNNNNNNNNNNNNNNNNNNNNNNNNNNNNNNNNNNNNNGattccgctgctgctgctaccgctgccgctgctgccaccgCTTCCGCCGCTGCTGCCAGCGCTGCTGGCCCTACTGTTGCCGCTACCGCTGGccctgctgctgccgctgctgctgccggcCCCGCTGCTACAGCCGCTGCCGCCACTGCCACCTCTGCAGCCACTGCCGCTGATTCCGCCGccgctgttgttgctactgctgctgttgcagctgcCGCTACCACCGTGGCCGCCATCAAagaccaacaccaccgccatcaccctCACCATCAACCTCTACCGTCACAAATACTACAATCTGTTATACAATAATCTTTTACCTATCCCCAGCTGAGTTTCATCATATGACGTGAGATCAGTTTTGTGTTACAGTCATTAtctgtttttttcccctcatGTTCTCCCTCCATCTATGGTGgttgttatttctcttttgtttcagttttaattgttttaatgCAGACGACACACAGCAACAGAATTCTAGCATTTACAGCACAAACCACTCCTCTTccctgctatttattttatcgacctcaaccCCACCACCTGGTATTAGAAATCCATTCAGATCCAACATGTTTTATTGGAATATCGTATCGATCTCTCTACTTGAATGGAAAATTgctttatcgacctcggaaagatgaaaggcgtaGTTGagcttggcgggatttgaacacggaacgtgAAGGAGTGTAATTAAATACTCccgacattttgtctgatgttttaaTGGTTCTGCTAATCAATTTCCctcgttttatacatacatacatacatacatacatacatacatacatacatacacaaacacatacataatacatacatacatatatacatacttaaatgcatccatacatacatacacatgtacatacatgtgtataagtgtacacgctcacacgcatatatatgtatatatgtatatatctatgtaaatacacgcacacacacatatatgtatatatatacatatatatatatatatacataaatacatacatacataaagacatgcatacatacatgcatacaaacatgcatacatacatatacatgcatacatacatatatatatatatactgtcatgcatacatacatgcatac
Encoded here:
- the LOC128249536 gene encoding uncharacterized PE-PGRS family protein PE_PGRS3-like, which encodes MAVVLVFDGGHGGSGSCNSSSSNNSGGGISGSGCRGGSGGSGCSSGAGSSSGSSRASGSGNSRASSAGSSGGSGGSSGSVVVVVVLVSIITIVRISRNIVGHCEVSLKKPSSNYEYMEDFTGDVPLMFFPALQAGFEFSSAD